GCGGTATGGCGCGCGCGACAGGGCCCCGCCTGCGGACGATCGGGCTGCACGCTGTGAACTACGGCACCCTCCTCCTCGCCTGCGCCTTCGTCCTCTTCCCGCTCCTATGGGGGCTCATCACCTCCCTCAAGGACCCCTCGAGCGTGACGGCCTATCCGCCCCGCTGGATCCCGGACCCCGTCACCCTCGACAACTATCGGGTGGTGATCGGCAAGTCGACGATGCCCACCTACTTCGCCAACTCGATAGTCGTCTCGCTCTCCACCGTCCTCCTTACCCTCGTCCTCGGGGTCCACGCGGGGTATGCCGCCGCCCGCTTCTCGTTCCGCTTCAAGAACGCGCTGCTCTTCTACATCCTCTCCACCGTGATGATCCCGGGCATCGCCATCCTGGTGCCGCTCTACATGATCGCCATCTGGGCCGGGCTCTACGACAAGCTCGTGGTCCTG
The sequence above is a segment of the Candidatus Rokuibacteriota bacterium genome. Coding sequences within it:
- a CDS encoding carbohydrate ABC transporter permease, yielding MARATGPRLRTIGLHAVNYGTLLLACAFVLFPLLWGLITSLKDPSSVTAYPPRWIPDPVTLDNYRVVIGKSTMPTYFANSIVVSLSTVLLTLVLGVHAGYAAARFSFRFKNALLFYILSTVMIPGIAILVPLYMIAIWAGLYDKLVVLVLIYAAWQVPTTTWVMRGFFAMLPRELEESALIDGCSRLGAFYRIILPLAWPGLSAAAILTFIYAWNEFIIALTLTLENANRLVPIGLYFYVSEFGIPWGQLTAAVMIAIVPPAVFFALLQKKFIQGLSSGAIKG